One window from the genome of Cyclobacterium amurskyense encodes:
- the ruvA gene encoding Holliday junction branch migration protein RuvA: MITYLKGKLAFKDPTHVIIDIHGIGYEVKISLNTYGKIEDKEEIMLHTFLHIKEDAHTLYGFKEASEKKAFLDLISISGVGANTGLMILSSMTVPELEQAISEGDHPTIQRVKGIGAKTAQRIVLELKDKILKAGISSPEGKGQGFVQNSNKLKQEALQALITLGFTKAQAEKNIMTVLKKSGPDVSLETLIKASLKSSS, from the coding sequence ATGATAACTTATCTGAAAGGAAAATTAGCATTTAAAGACCCTACCCATGTTATCATCGATATTCATGGAATAGGCTATGAGGTCAAAATATCCTTGAACACCTATGGAAAAATAGAGGATAAGGAAGAAATCATGCTGCATACCTTTCTTCATATTAAGGAAGACGCACACACGCTTTATGGTTTTAAGGAAGCATCAGAAAAAAAAGCATTTTTAGACTTAATATCTATCTCAGGGGTGGGTGCAAATACTGGACTAATGATTTTGTCCAGTATGACCGTACCTGAACTTGAGCAAGCCATCAGTGAAGGAGACCACCCTACCATACAGCGGGTAAAGGGAATCGGTGCTAAAACTGCGCAACGAATTGTACTGGAGCTTAAAGATAAAATTTTAAAGGCAGGGATTTCTTCCCCTGAGGGAAAAGGTCAGGGCTTTGTCCAAAACAGCAATAAATTAAAACAAGAGGCGTTACAAGCTTTGATTACACTAGGCTTCACCAAGGCTCAAGCTGAAAAAAATATCATGACAGTTTTGAAAAAAAGTGGCCCCGATGTTTCCTTAGAAACATTAATTAAAGCATCTTTAAAGTCATCATCATAA